A window of Clostridiisalibacter paucivorans DSM 22131 genomic DNA:
AACAAACTGGCTACCTCTTTAAATAAAGGCAGTCTAAACATATAGAAAGATAAATCTTTACTAAATATAGGATCTTTTAAATTAAAATTAGTTCCATTAATAAATTGAAGTATTGTGAACCACAAATTACTAGAAAATACCGTAGATACAAAAAGTGAAATCAATGCTGTTGCTAAACCAAATACTAAATTAAGTCGTTTTTCCCCATCCTTTGGTGGATTAATATTTGATTTCTTATAATATCTCTTTTTGATAAACATTATATATGAATATATAATCCCGAAAATTATTACAAATGTGGGAATTCCTATCTTCAATTGTGTTAAAATTTTAGTTAAAAATGTCTTTGTATATCCCAATTCTTTAAACCACTTATAGTCCGTTATAAAATTTATTATAGTAGTAAACGAATTTGCTAAAATTAGGAATAATATTAAAACTACAGCTACTATGTAACCCCTTTTCTTTCTCAAAGAAACATCTCCTTTCAATATTTCGAAAAGTCTAAGTACTTCATTTTATCATATATAGATAAAAAAAGGCAGTATAATCGTTTTCTTTCATTATACTACCCCATTTTTAGCTTTTTAAACCATGTATTCCCTTATATTGTTCTATCTAAGATATATAAAGATACCACAAAAATGTAAAACTGTCCCTGCCAATACAAATAAGTGCCATATAGCATGATTATAAGGTATCTTTTTAATAGCATAAAATATAGTACCTAAAGTATATACCAATCCTCCCGCCAATAACCACATGAAAAAATTCATTGGTAATGCCTGTAACATAGGTTTTACAGCTATTATAACTATCCATCCCATTAATATATACAGAAATAGTGAAAATTTTTTATGCTTTTCATATTTATTAAATGTAATGATTTTAAATAAAATACCTAAAATAGCTATACTCCATACAGCAGTTAAAATGCCAATTCTCCAATAACCCTCTAATGAAATCAATGCTACTGGAGTATATGTCCCTGCTATAAATAAAAATATAGATGAATGATCAAATATCCTTAAAACCTTTTTTGCCTTCTCTTTTTGTATACTATGGTATAAAGTTGAAAATAAATATAAAAATATGGAACAACCTCCATATATACTGAAACTCACAATGGAGACAGTGTTTTTTTCATAAATTGCATATATCAATAAAATAGTTAATGCAACAACACTGAATATGAACCCTATACCATGGGTTATACTATTTGCTATTTCTTCTTTTATTGAATACCTTTTTGTTCCTTTTATATCTTTATATACATTATTCAAAAAAACATCTCCTTAATAAAGTTCTTATATATAGTATATCCTATTTAATAATAGTTTACCATAAACTGAATGATATTCTTTAATATACAAATCTAATTATCTAAAAGAAACTCCACTTTCTCATTATTATTATATATTGTAAAATTAAAAGAACTATACCATCCACTTCCACTGGAATCTTTTTCAAAGGTTGTTCCAACTGCCTTTAATTTTAATAATTTCATTTCCTTTGGATCCAATCCAATAATCTCTTTGCCAGATAAATTTGTAGTCACTAATTTGTCCTCTTTAACCTCTGAAAAATTTTCTATGGAAATTCCAAACTCTAAATCTTCATTGCTATAATTCTTAACAGGTATTATGCACTCTATGTATATTTTGTCATCACCATCTTTTTTCTCATACGACAACTCTATATCATCTTTATAACAATATATACTATTTAAATCTCCTTGAAAGTACTTATAAAGTTTTTCTCCTTTATTAAATGCCGTAAAAGTGAGTATCATTACTCCCATTATAAAAAATATTATATATCTAGATATTTTAGGATATACCTTCTGCCAATTTATCTTTATACCTATACCACATATAATTATTATAAATAAAGATAAAAATCCAGTATAATGTAATCCATTACCATTGCCACTCCATGATGGTATACCAATAAAATAGTAAATTCTATCTATAAAAGGAGTACTATTATTGTTTGTAGATGCCATTAAAAGTATATTCAGTATTAATATTAAAAGGAAAATATATCCTCTAATCTTATTATCCTTTATCATTTAATCACTCCTCTCTAATATTTAACATTCATATTATAACATGTTAATTAAAGTTTTCATAAAAAAACTAAGCATTATTTCATTAAGATTGTTGACAAAAAAAACAGTTAGTAGTTAATAGTTCGTAGTTAGTAGTCTAACGATGAAATCCATAGGATTTCTACCATAAACTACTAGCTACTAACTAAATAACTACTAACTGTCTCTACAATACTTACTTATTTAATATATTCATCACTTACTAATATATCTGATATTACATTAGTTGGAATTACAAACTCCACTACACCCATATAACCAGGTGCCACTTCATATTCATTAAAAGAAATAACCAGCTTCCCATCATTATTTATATAGAAACTTTGCTCTTTATCTATCTTATTAAATGGATCCATATCGTCTTCTTCAATAAAATATACCTTTCCAGTATCTGACTTCATTGCTTTTTCCATTTGAGTTTTAATATTTTCACTGATTACATCAATATAACTATCGTCTTTAAATAGACTAGGCAATGTAAGTAAAATTTCATTTTCTTTATCTATGGTATCATATTTTATTTGTTCATAAGAAGAACCTGCAGTCATTACTACATATCTTGCTATGGATATAATTTTTTCATTGTCTGTTTTAACTTCATATCCACTGCTTACTCCTAAATTTTTAGAATTTTTTTCCTTCATTTTCTCCATCTCATCAGTAAACTCTTCATACAATTTCTTGTTTTCTTCTATATATTTTTCATTTAAACTCTCCTCTAAATCTTTATTCTCTAACCCTTCTACAGCTGGTACCTTTATATCAGCATTAAATCCTTCCTCATCTATACTATATTCTCTAAAGGTTAACACCTTGACTAAACCATTTATTATTGGCACCTCTGACAATGCATTTGCAATTGTTACACTTGAATTTATCCCAATAGTAAATATTGTTGTCATTCCTGCAATTAAAGCTATCCATCTAAATCTATTTTTACGTTTCATATATTTTTTACCTCCATCTTTTATGCTTTTCTTAACTATAAAATCCAATTCATCTGGAATAGGTATATCTTTATACTTTTGTTTTATCTCTTTAAGCTTTTTATCATTCATATTTTTACCTCCTAATCTTCAATACTAATTCGTAATTTTTTTAGCGCAGAATATAATCTGGTCTTTACAGTATTTATATTTTCTTCTAATACCTCTGCAACTTCTTCTATCTTCAAATCTTCAAAATATCTAAGAATTATTATATTCCGATAATTAGGTGGTAATTTATTTAGAGCATCTTCCAAGTCAAAATCTTTATATCTATCACCTTCCCCATCACTATAAAATTCCAGTGTTTCTTCATCTACTAAATTTATTCTTTTATTCTTTTTTAAAAAATCTAATGATGTATTGACTACTATTCTCCAAAACCATGTTTTAACATGCTTTGGATTCTTAAGAGTGTTCATGGACATCATAGCCTTATAAATTGACTCTTGGACAATATCCAAAGCATCATGTTGGTTCTTTACATAACTATATGCTAGCCTATAGTAATTTTCTTTATCTTTTAGAATATATTCTTTTATTGCTTTTTCAATTTCTTTTTTTGTCATATTTACTATAACTCCTTTTCAGATACGTATCTTAAATGTGCCTACACTATTAAGACGATTGAATATACGAAAAAGTTTTAATTTAAAAGAAAAAAAGTTAATAGTTAATGATAAAATCCATAGGATTTCATCACTAAACTACTAACTACTAACTATTACCTATTAACTATTTCTCTAATCTAATAATTTCATATCTCCATCTTTTATCCAATTTTTCCTTCTCATATATTCAGATATAAATAATGTTATTATAGCTGGTAGTATAAAATGTAATAACACTATACCTAAAATACCATTACTTCCCATTACTTCTACCGTTCCAAATTGTCCAACAAGCCCACTTGTACCCATTCCTGCCCCAATTTTGTTATTTTCCATTTTAAATATTACTGTAGATATTGGTCCTAATATAGCCGATGTAATTATGGATGGTATCCAAACCTTAGGATTTTTTATTATATTAGGTATCTGAAGCATAGATGTTCCTAACCCTTGAGATATAAGACCTCCAAATCTATTCTCTCTGTAACTAGCTACTGCGAATCCTATCATCTGTGCTGCACATCCTATAGTGGCTGCCCCTGCTGCTAATCCATCTAATTTTAAAGAGATAGCCAACGCTGCACTACTTATGGGCAATGTCAATGTTATTCCCATAATAACGGATACTAGTATCCCCATTGGTACTCTATGAAGCTCTGTAGCTCTGTTTATCATCATTCCAAATATAGTCATTACTTCAGCTACTACTGGCCCGATATAATTTCCCACAATTCCTCCAATCAATATAGTGCCTGCTGGTACTAGTACTATATCAACCTTAGTTTTTCCTTGTATTAATTTAGAAGCTAATGTTCCAACCCATGCAGCTATTAAAGCACCAACAGGTTCCCCTATATTAAGTATAACTATTCCTTCTTGAAATACTACAGTATTTGCCCCTATAGCTCCAGTAATAATAGATGCAAATATACCCAATGGAGAAGCTCCCAAACTATAGGCAACACCTGCACCTATTGCAGGACCCATCATATATTGAGCTACTTTACCAAATACAATAACTGATTGCAAATTAAACAAAGTTCCTATCTGTTTCAATATAAGTCCAATTATAAGAGATGAAAATAGTCCTAAAGCCATGCCATTTAACATTTTAATAAAATATGACTTGATATTTGTGTTTTTATCTGACATATTCCTCTTCCTTTCTTTTTGTCTTTACTTATGTCTTGTCACCTGTATATAAAAAAATATATCATTTTATTTGATATCAATCAAGTATTTTTTTTCTTTTAATCTTATTTTTATTTGTTGAAAGACTTCTTCACTGGGAACTTCTATGGTATGTATATGCACACCATCGGTCAATGAAGACAAGGGTTCTGCCTGAACTTCTTTTATTTTTTCCATAAAAGATTTTACATCTAATCTGGAACCTATCATAAGGGGACTTTTAATTTCTCCATATAATGGATGTTCAACTATTACATCGATTATCTTTCCCCCTAAGTCTACTATTGTAGTTAATTCATCTTCTATTTCATCATAGCCTTGATGTTTTGAAACTATAGCCTTTAGTAACTTTTTATTACTTTTCTTAACAATCAAATACCCCTGAGGTGTAGCTATTATATCTTCTCCCTTTGCTCTCAATATTGCAATATCCTGTACTATTACTTGACGACTCACATCAAATATATTGGCTATATCAATACCCTTTATAGGGTTATCAGTGTTTATAAGTGTTCTTAATATTTCATTTCTTCTCTCCTTAGCATCCATATAAAATCACCACCTATTATTTATTATAACAAAAAATAATAATAGTTAGTAGTTCATGGCAGAAATCCTATGGATTTCATCATTAGACTACTAACTATTAACCACTAATTACTATCTATTGCTTCAAAATATATTTTCTTAATTCTTCTGGTACATCTTTGGGATTATTACTCATGGTTAAAATAAAATCGGTGTTAAATCTATCACTTATTTTTTCTAGCTTGTTTATTAGTTCTGGATATATTTTAAAATCTAAATCAAAAATTTCATACAAACCATCTACGAAAACCTTTTCTATATCATAATTATTAGCTATAACTCCACATAAAAAGCCATGGAAAGATTCAATATCTTCTATATCGAATTCCATGGCATTAATAAATCTTATATTACGATGAAGGTCAAACATATGTTTTTGTCCAGCTTCAATGAACACAATATCACCATTTATATTTTCTCTATGTTCATTGGCCATAACAATAAGTTTTTTAGACTTTCCTGTTCCTTTCTCTCCACAAATAAATTTAACCATTTCCAACCCCTCCAATTCATTATTATATATATCCTTTCTATGTAGCTTCAATAAAATCCTTCATAATTTTCTGATTTTTCGTTATGTTATCTATATACCCAAATTTAGTATACAATATCACGATTAGAATATATATTTTCTATTATATATATTCTAGTTTCTCATAATTATATACCCTACATATCCTATATAAAAAATAGACATTACAATTCCACTATATCTTGTAGCTTTTTTTTCTTTTATTATAAGTATATATGTGAGTACAGTTGCTCCCAATAAATAAGACATATCAAAAAATATTTTACTCTCTATATAAATAGGCTTAATAATAGATGTTATGCCTAAAATTAGTAACATATTAAATATATTAGACCCTATTACATTTCCTATAGCTATTTCATTTTCTCCTTTATATGCTGCTACTATAGACGTTACCAACTCAGGCAAAGATGTTCCTAAAGCTACTATTGTAAGCCCTACTAGAGTTTCCCCCATACCAAAATTCATGGCTATTTTGCTACTGGAATCAACTACCATATTTCCTCCTATAACTATGCCAACTAATCCTATAACAGTTAATATAACACTTTTAGACATTGAGAATCCTTTTATGTCATCTTCAAAGGCATTCTTATCGGTTACAGCCATTTCAATAAGATAATATACAAA
This region includes:
- a CDS encoding calcium/sodium antiporter, with the protein product MEYIILILGFIFLIKGADFFVDGASSFAKIFNVPMILIGLTIVAFGTSAPEAAVSISAVLKGSNNIAVGNIIGSSIFNILVVVGISAIIKPININTKTISKEFPFLLLSLIVFYILISDISLQGDTINMLSKGDGMILLALFMVFVYYLIEMAVTDKNAFEDDIKGFSMSKSVILTVIGLVGIVIGGNMVVDSSSKIAMNFGMGETLVGLTIVALGTSLPELVTSIVAAYKGENEIAIGNVIGSNIFNMLLILGITSIIKPIYIESKIFFDMSYLLGATVLTYILIIKEKKATRYSGIVMSIFYIGYVGYIIMRN
- a CDS encoding PTS transporter subunit IIC; translated protein: MSDKNTNIKSYFIKMLNGMALGLFSSLIIGLILKQIGTLFNLQSVIVFGKVAQYMMGPAIGAGVAYSLGASPLGIFASIITGAIGANTVVFQEGIVILNIGEPVGALIAAWVGTLASKLIQGKTKVDIVLVPAGTILIGGIVGNYIGPVVAEVMTIFGMMINRATELHRVPMGILVSVIMGITLTLPISSAALAISLKLDGLAAGAATIGCAAQMIGFAVASYRENRFGGLISQGLGTSMLQIPNIIKNPKVWIPSIITSAILGPISTVIFKMENNKIGAGMGTSGLVGQFGTVEVMGSNGILGIVLLHFILPAIITLFISEYMRRKNWIKDGDMKLLD
- a CDS encoding DUF3298 and DUF4163 domain-containing protein, which produces MNDKKLKEIKQKYKDIPIPDELDFIVKKSIKDGGKKYMKRKNRFRWIALIAGMTTIFTIGINSSVTIANALSEVPIINGLVKVLTFREYSIDEEGFNADIKVPAVEGLENKDLEESLNEKYIEENKKLYEEFTDEMEKMKEKNSKNLGVSSGYEVKTDNEKIISIARYVVMTAGSSYEQIKYDTIDKENEILLTLPSLFKDDSYIDVISENIKTQMEKAMKSDTGKVYFIEEDDMDPFNKIDKEQSFYINNDGKLVISFNEYEVAPGYMGVVEFVIPTNVISDILVSDEYIK
- the trhA gene encoding PAQR family membrane homeostasis protein TrhA, which gives rise to MNNVYKDIKGTKRYSIKEEIANSITHGIGFIFSVVALTILLIYAIYEKNTVSIVSFSIYGGCSIFLYLFSTLYHSIQKEKAKKVLRIFDHSSIFLFIAGTYTPVALISLEGYWRIGILTAVWSIAILGILFKIITFNKYEKHKKFSLFLYILMGWIVIIAVKPMLQALPMNFFMWLLAGGLVYTLGTIFYAIKKIPYNHAIWHLFVLAGTVLHFCGIFIYLR
- a CDS encoding sigma-70 family RNA polymerase sigma factor encodes the protein MTKKEIEKAIKEYILKDKENYYRLAYSYVKNQHDALDIVQESIYKAMMSMNTLKNPKHVKTWFWRIVVNTSLDFLKKNKRINLVDEETLEFYSDGEGDRYKDFDLEDALNKLPPNYRNIIILRYFEDLKIEEVAEVLEENINTVKTRLYSALKKLRISIED
- a CDS encoding transcription repressor NadR translates to MDAKERRNEILRTLINTDNPIKGIDIANIFDVSRQVIVQDIAILRAKGEDIIATPQGYLIVKKSNKKLLKAIVSKHQGYDEIEDELTTIVDLGGKIIDVIVEHPLYGEIKSPLMIGSRLDVKSFMEKIKEVQAEPLSSLTDGVHIHTIEVPSEEVFQQIKIRLKEKKYLIDIK